The following proteins are co-located in the Paenibacillus sp. JNUCC32 genome:
- a CDS encoding DJ-1/PfpI family protein, whose amino-acid sequence MLTVQIVLFDGFDLLDAIAPYEVFCAAASFCEHELCVELVTAEGSRAVASGVNGLKIEASSRLNPECAGIILVPGASGEVEGDGPDSIPAILGRAMNTELTGMIGQALERQDIVVATVCGGSLLLAMGGLLEGRSAVTHHLGMGLLGATGAVPIKARVVDDGSLVTGGGVTSGLDVALYLVERELGPRIAHAVEQLFEYERRGTVWKGIGLAPSTQKSLPNAAANHGALTNASSGHQLTQASIFEGDWDTMIATPVGKMEVRLSISARNDIIEGTATQGDETIRFRSPVLQNGKLAWSLPITKPMRLNLKFEVTADGDVMTGTAKAGMLPASKLTGTRVS is encoded by the coding sequence ATGCTAACTGTACAAATCGTGTTATTTGATGGTTTCGACCTGCTGGATGCCATTGCGCCTTACGAGGTTTTTTGCGCGGCAGCGTCGTTTTGCGAACATGAGTTATGCGTGGAATTGGTTACGGCCGAAGGGTCAAGGGCTGTGGCTAGCGGCGTTAACGGATTAAAAATTGAAGCGAGCAGCCGACTGAATCCGGAATGCGCGGGCATCATTCTCGTACCGGGAGCGTCGGGCGAGGTCGAAGGTGATGGCCCCGATTCGATCCCAGCTATTTTGGGCCGGGCAATGAATACCGAATTGACCGGTATGATCGGGCAGGCACTCGAGCGGCAGGACATCGTAGTCGCTACCGTATGCGGCGGCTCTCTGCTGCTGGCTATGGGCGGACTATTGGAAGGGAGATCGGCGGTAACGCATCACCTCGGCATGGGCTTGCTTGGTGCAACCGGGGCAGTCCCGATCAAGGCACGGGTCGTGGACGACGGCAGCCTCGTTACCGGCGGCGGTGTCACATCCGGGCTTGATGTGGCACTGTACTTGGTGGAACGGGAACTCGGACCGCGCATCGCGCACGCGGTAGAGCAATTATTCGAGTACGAACGAAGAGGTACGGTTTGGAAGGGGATCGGCCTGGCACCAAGCACGCAGAAGTCTTTGCCGAACGCAGCAGCGAACCATGGGGCGTTAACTAACGCATCCTCGGGTCACCAACTCACGCAGGCATCTATATTCGAAGGGGATTGGGATACAATGATCGCTACGCCTGTGGGGAAAATGGAAGTCAGGCTCTCCATATCGGCAAGGAACGACATCATCGAAGGAACGGCAACGCAAGGAGATGAAACCATCCGATTCAGGAGCCCTGTGCTTCAGAACGGCAAGCTGGCCTGGTCGCTTCCCATCACGAAGCCCATGCGCCTGAACCTAAAATTCGAAGTTACCGCGGACGGAGATGTTATGACCGGAACCGCCAAGGCCGGCATGCTGCCGGCATCCAAATTAACCGGAACACGGGTTTCTTAA
- a CDS encoding DUF2306 domain-containing protein, with translation MKKRKSLYRLLACVSLVFILYALVKNYWIDPGAAGFLSRKTGLKRELNLPVWLNVMYVHVGFACLAMASGLINFSNRMFEKSRRFHRFNGYVYLVSVLLVVLTSGYMAPYATGGKISSMGFNALNLIWLFVTITALLQIKRKRIDRHRNWMIRSYAFCFTNLLIHLITSLVHQGFGLVYATSYTIGLYGSIALLIVIPEIIIRTKRKEWVIE, from the coding sequence ATGAAGAAACGGAAATCATTATACCGGCTGCTGGCCTGTGTCAGCCTTGTTTTTATTCTATACGCCCTGGTCAAAAACTATTGGATCGATCCCGGTGCCGCTGGTTTTTTAAGCCGTAAAACCGGGCTGAAGCGGGAGCTGAATCTTCCGGTCTGGTTGAATGTCATGTACGTTCATGTTGGATTTGCATGTCTGGCCATGGCGTCGGGCTTGATCAACTTTTCCAATCGAATGTTTGAAAAAAGCCGCAGGTTCCATCGTTTCAACGGCTACGTTTACCTCGTGTCCGTACTGCTGGTTGTCCTGACCTCCGGATATATGGCGCCTTACGCCACCGGCGGAAAAATCAGCAGCATGGGATTCAACGCGCTCAATCTGATCTGGCTGTTTGTCACCATTACGGCGCTCCTCCAAATCAAGAGGAAACGAATCGACCGGCACCGGAACTGGATGATCCGGAGTTACGCCTTCTGCTTCACGAACCTGTTGATTCATCTTATCACTTCCCTTGTTCATCAGGGTTTCGGTTTGGTTTACGCAACAAGCTACACCATTGGCCTCTACGGCTCTATTGCACTGCTGATTGTTATTCCTGAAATCATCATCAGAACGAAACGAAAGGAATGGGTAATCGAATGA
- a CDS encoding response regulator transcription factor has protein sequence MSGDNTILVVDDDKSIVELLRDFLENDSFHVKTACDAEEAWAIFQQHPIQCMVLDIMMPGQNGFELCRRIRAESPVPILFLSARSDDVDKIRGLTLGGDDYIVKTASPAEIVARVKAVLRRSATRRPMEERVLDYGRLRLNLSTREVVVDGNNVVLTPKEFELLRVFAEHPRHVFTYDQLLAKFWDGVGDRHTIRVHLSRLREKIEADPNQPQFLVNVWGVGYRFEGR, from the coding sequence ATGAGCGGAGACAATACGATACTCGTTGTAGACGATGACAAAAGCATCGTCGAACTATTAAGGGACTTTCTTGAGAATGACAGCTTTCACGTGAAGACTGCTTGTGATGCGGAGGAGGCGTGGGCCATATTCCAACAGCATCCCATTCAGTGCATGGTTCTGGACATCATGATGCCGGGACAAAATGGATTTGAGCTGTGCCGCCGGATTCGGGCGGAAAGCCCTGTTCCGATTCTCTTCTTGAGTGCCCGCAGCGACGACGTGGACAAAATCCGGGGGCTGACGCTCGGCGGCGACGATTATATCGTCAAAACGGCTTCTCCCGCGGAGATCGTTGCCCGCGTGAAAGCCGTACTGCGACGCTCCGCGACCCGGCGGCCAATGGAGGAGCGGGTGTTGGATTACGGCCGCCTCCGGTTAAATTTGTCCACAAGAGAAGTAGTCGTGGATGGCAATAACGTCGTGCTCACGCCGAAGGAGTTCGAACTGCTGCGAGTATTCGCAGAGCATCCTAGACATGTTTTCACCTATGACCAGCTGCTTGCGAAATTTTGGGACGGGGTGGGCGACAGGCATACGATCCGCGTCCATCTCAGCCGGCTGCGCGAGAAAATCGAAGCTGATCCGAACCAGCCGCAATTCCTCGTTAACGTGTGGGGAGTAGGCTATCGCTTTGAGGGTCGTTGA
- a CDS encoding sensor histidine kinase gives MKKLRIRTFTMLCFFFILLLPWIFFVTAHFMETKTLSFEKGRLQNETLQSNLSEMIHFIEAGSGQWTEPAWQNQLKTALHEAKMDVLIQSAEARELYRSNPERSGTSLSTERFSVIKDGQLLGRVTLYLPRTNEKQVMSAFAGLLLAILIVGMGMRRFVLKPLEKMGNAARQIATGDWKARLPSSRITEIAEVRDGFEVMVKGLEKSYQKQAELEQERRFVIAAVAHDLRTPLFALRGYLDGLEQGIAQSPQMVAKYVAVCKEKSMQLDRLVEDLFTFTRMEYLEAELSRSLVDLRDVIQNSMDSLRPLAADKHITFTAQFMGDCLLRGDTHLLERAMNNLLDNAVRHTPLGGEIAVRCSKDDNRIRFTIRDNGPGFSSADLERVFEPLYRGEASRSRSTGGSGLGLTISQRIIRRHGGEITVSNHPEGGALLEGWLPAATPEQ, from the coding sequence ATGAAGAAGCTGCGCATTCGAACCTTTACCATGCTTTGCTTTTTCTTTATCCTTCTGTTACCGTGGATCTTTTTTGTCACTGCCCATTTTATGGAGACCAAGACGCTCAGTTTCGAAAAAGGGCGTCTGCAAAATGAGACGCTGCAAAGTAATTTATCGGAAATGATACACTTCATTGAAGCAGGCTCCGGCCAATGGACGGAACCGGCTTGGCAAAATCAATTGAAAACGGCACTCCATGAAGCGAAAATGGATGTTCTTATTCAATCCGCGGAAGCGCGGGAGCTGTATCGGTCTAATCCGGAACGCAGCGGTACGTCGTTGTCAACGGAACGATTCTCCGTCATCAAGGATGGTCAATTGCTGGGTAGGGTAACTCTGTATTTGCCAAGAACCAATGAAAAACAGGTCATGTCGGCTTTTGCAGGACTGCTGCTTGCTATCTTGATTGTCGGAATGGGAATGAGACGGTTCGTGCTCAAACCGCTTGAGAAGATGGGAAATGCAGCCAGGCAAATCGCGACAGGCGATTGGAAGGCGCGGTTGCCCTCATCCAGGATCACCGAAATCGCCGAAGTACGCGATGGATTCGAAGTGATGGTGAAGGGGCTTGAGAAATCCTATCAAAAACAAGCCGAATTGGAACAGGAACGCCGATTCGTGATTGCTGCCGTTGCGCATGATTTGCGGACGCCGTTGTTTGCGTTGCGGGGTTATTTGGATGGCTTGGAACAAGGAATCGCTCAATCCCCGCAAATGGTCGCCAAATACGTAGCGGTATGCAAGGAAAAATCGATGCAGTTGGATCGTCTTGTGGAGGATCTTTTCACATTTACGAGGATGGAATATTTGGAGGCGGAACTTAGCCGCAGCCTCGTTGATTTGAGAGATGTTATCCAGAATTCGATGGACAGCCTGCGGCCTCTTGCGGCTGACAAGCATATTACCTTTACCGCACAATTCATGGGCGATTGTCTACTAAGAGGCGATACGCATTTATTGGAGCGCGCCATGAATAATCTCCTGGACAATGCCGTCAGACATACACCCTTGGGTGGTGAAATTGCTGTGCGATGCAGCAAGGACGACAACCGGATCAGGTTTACGATACGCGATAACGGACCGGGCTTCTCCTCGGCAGACCTGGAGCGCGTTTTTGAACCCTTGTACCGTGGGGAAGCGTCTCGAAGCCGATCAACTGGAGGCAGCGGTTTAGGGTTGACCATTTCACAAAGAATCATAAGGCGGCACGGAGGTGAAATAACCGTCAGCAACCATCCGGAGGGAGGAGCGCTGCTGGAAGGATGGTTACCTGCCGCAACCCCCGAACAATAG
- a CDS encoding DJ-1/PfpI family protein, with the protein MKKIISLLMSLTLILSLFAPAASAKANKNQDEFKNRNLHVQIVLFDGFDLLDALAPYEVFAAAGMYSGGKVTVELVSAEGKRSVPSGLNGPSLKAEAVLDPNRSGIILVPGASGKPAGNSEDAIPNVLKGALQTRLPAMLKKSMDNKDVTVATVCGGSLLLAMGGMLKDRHAVTNQIGMTALKALGANPIDARVVEDGPRLVTGGGVTSGLDVSLYLVERELGPQIANAVEQLFEYERRGTVWQAEGIAPINF; encoded by the coding sequence ATGAAAAAAATAATTAGTTTACTTATGTCGTTAACACTGATACTTAGTTTGTTTGCTCCGGCTGCAAGCGCGAAAGCGAATAAGAATCAAGATGAGTTCAAAAACAGAAATCTGCATGTTCAAATCGTATTGTTTGATGGGTTTGATCTGCTGGATGCACTGGCCCCATATGAAGTATTCGCTGCAGCTGGAATGTACTCTGGAGGAAAAGTTACCGTGGAATTGGTATCCGCAGAAGGCAAGCGCTCGGTCCCGAGCGGTTTGAATGGCCCTTCCCTCAAAGCCGAAGCCGTCTTAGACCCTAATCGCTCCGGAATTATCTTGGTTCCTGGAGCTTCGGGTAAACCAGCAGGCAATTCGGAAGATGCCATTCCGAATGTGTTAAAAGGAGCCCTGCAAACCCGTCTCCCTGCGATGTTAAAAAAGTCCATGGATAATAAGGATGTTACGGTTGCCACCGTTTGTGGAGGTTCATTGCTGCTTGCTATGGGCGGCATGTTGAAGGATCGACACGCCGTTACCAATCAGATCGGAATGACTGCACTGAAAGCTCTCGGTGCAAATCCGATTGATGCAAGAGTCGTTGAAGATGGTCCTCGCCTGGTGACTGGTGGCGGTGTGACATCTGGACTTGATGTTTCCCTATATTTGGTTGAGCGTGAATTGGGACCTCAAATCGCAAATGCTGTTGAACAGTTATTCGAGTACGAACGAAGAGGTACAGTTTGGCAAGCTGAGGGCATTGCACCGATCAACTTTTAA
- a CDS encoding GerAB/ArcD/ProY family transporter: MEKIGKYQIIAMTILFMIGSTPLYELGIEAKQDAWLVVLVAMLAGLLLLCVYLYIQNKNSEHALPQILNRHLGKYWGSLITASYIVYFAYESMRNTREFADIINISFLPSTPLFILILLMVLLSGYAVWKGIEVFFRVTEFLLPFTMIGYILIVLMFIGSNIIHLDRLMPMLENGIRPVLQAALPEVISFPFGQIVVFLMFWNHLDDKKTLSKTSLSSYIFVGIFLMIFNILNLAILDPSITSISTFPLLRSVRLIEIADFLERLDPLIILLIYIGIFVKMTAFYLGAVLGLSSLIKISHKKTTVIVGAFIFTISFTSPNFIYHIWIGFAQNLKYHFPIFQIGLPLLLALIILIKGGRSSKSG; this comes from the coding sequence ATGGAGAAGATCGGAAAATACCAAATCATAGCCATGACCATCTTGTTTATGATCGGCAGCACCCCATTATATGAGCTGGGGATTGAAGCTAAACAAGATGCTTGGCTGGTCGTGCTGGTTGCCATGCTCGCGGGATTGCTGCTGTTGTGCGTCTACCTCTATATCCAGAACAAAAATTCGGAGCATGCACTTCCCCAAATTCTAAATCGGCATTTGGGGAAATATTGGGGCTCCCTTATTACAGCATCCTATATCGTTTATTTTGCATATGAATCCATGCGAAATACCCGCGAGTTCGCGGACATCATCAATATCTCCTTTCTCCCCAGCACACCGCTGTTCATCCTGATTCTCTTGATGGTCTTACTGTCCGGTTATGCCGTTTGGAAAGGCATTGAGGTATTCTTTCGCGTCACGGAATTTCTTCTTCCTTTTACGATGATCGGATATATCTTGATCGTTCTTATGTTCATCGGTTCGAATATCATTCACCTTGACCGCCTTATGCCCATGCTTGAAAACGGAATCCGGCCGGTGCTGCAAGCAGCTTTGCCGGAGGTGATCAGTTTTCCGTTCGGTCAAATCGTGGTCTTTCTCATGTTTTGGAATCATCTCGATGATAAGAAAACGCTGTCCAAGACATCCTTGTCTTCCTACATATTCGTGGGCATCTTTTTAATGATATTCAACATATTAAACCTTGCGATATTGGATCCCTCCATAACGAGCATATCGACTTTTCCGCTGCTCCGGTCGGTTCGTCTCATCGAAATCGCCGATTTTCTGGAGCGTTTGGACCCGTTGATCATCTTGCTGATCTATATCGGCATTTTCGTAAAAATGACCGCATTCTACCTCGGTGCCGTACTCGGTCTCTCCAGCCTGATCAAAATCAGCCATAAAAAAACCACCGTGATCGTGGGTGCTTTCATTTTTACCATATCGTTCACTTCGCCGAACTTTATTTATCATATCTGGATCGGGTTCGCTCAAAATTTGAAATACCACTTTCCCATCTTTCAGATCGGACTGCCATTGCTTCTTGCTTTGATAATATTAATCAAAGGAGGTCGTTCATCCAAATCCGGCTGA